Proteins encoded together in one Pseudomonas sp. Seg1 window:
- a CDS encoding PLDc N-terminal domain-containing protein, with translation MGSTFNGLIGLIILALDIWAIINVLKSGATTGMKIVWVLLIILLPVLGLIIWAIAGPRGNVRI, from the coding sequence ATGGGTTCCACGTTCAACGGTTTGATCGGCCTGATCATCCTCGCCCTCGACATCTGGGCCATCATCAATGTGCTGAAAAGCGGCGCGACCACCGGGATGAAAATCGTCTGGGTGCTGCTGATCATCCTCCTGCCAGTGCTGGGTCTGATCATCTGGGCGATTGCCGGACCGCGGGGCAACGTCCGAATCTGA